The sequence CAGCGAGCGGCGTCATTGGGCGCGGGTTTATCTGGAAGGGTTGTTGCTGGACGGGGAGCGCAAGTCGATTGAGCCGATGGCGGAGCGCGTGGCCGGCGCGGACGTGCAGGCGCTGCGCCAGTTCGTGGGGCAGAGCCCTTGGGAGGTCACCGAAATCGAGCGGCGTTTGGCGCTGAAGGTGGTCGACCTGCTGAGCGAGCCGGAGGTTTGGATCATTGATGAGACGGCGTTTCCCAAAGCGGGCGAGCATTCGGTGGGGGTGGGCCGACAGTACCGCAGGACTTGGGCACGCTGGTCGGCCAGCTCCCGAGTTCGGCCTGGCGCATGGTGGAATGGCGTCAGGGAAGCCGGGGCCGGCAACGTTCGCGCTTCGCGCGCCTGCGCGTTTGGGCGGCGCACGGCTGGCGGAAACAGGAACACCCGGATCGTGTGGCCGAGTGGCTGTTGGTGGAATGGCCCATGGAATCGCCCGCGCCCACCAAATACTGGCTGGCACAGCTCGGCGCGCAGCCGGGCGGACTCAGGCGGCTGGTGCGCATCGCCAAGGCCCGCTGGCGGGTTGAGTTGGATTACCGCGAGTTGAAGGAGGAACTGGGACTGGATCATTACGAGGGCCGTCAATGGCTGGGCTGGCATCATCATGTCTGCCTGGTGAACATCGCCTATGCGTTTCTTCGCTCAGAGCAGGCCCGCGTCAAAAAAAACTTCTGGTGTGACCTTGCCGATGGTGAGGAAGAGCCTGCAAGTCGTCCTCATTAGGCTCCTCGGTCGTTGCCCTTGGCGCCAGTCCCCATTCGACGACCCGTTGTATCCCTTAACCTAAGTATTACTAGTTACTGTTTCAACTCCACGATGGTGGCTCCGGTGCCGCCTTCGTTGGGTGGGGCGGGGGAAAACTTTTCCACCTGCGGGTGCGTCGCGAACATCTCGGCCAGCGCGCGCTTCAGGATGCCCATGCCGTGGCCGTGTACGACGCGCACGCGCGTCAGTTGGGCGAGCAATGCGTTGTCCAGAAATTTGTCGACACGGCGGACGGCATCGTCCGCTGTCTCGCCGATCACGTTGATCTCGGCGGATGAACCCTGCGCGGCGTTTTCCATGCGCACGCGGATGCCGGCGCCGCCGCTCCCGCCAGTATGGCTCCCAGCATGGCTCAATGCCGGCTTGCTATTGCTTGAGCTAGTCGAGGAGGCGACGGACGCGGCGGGAATTACTTCGGAGACATCATCAAATGACACCTTCATGCGCAGCGATCCGATCTCCACTTCCAACCCGTTGTCGCTTTTCGCGCGAACGATTCCAGTTTTATTGAAGCTCTTCAGGTGAACGCGGTCGCCCACTCCGGCCTGGCGCGGCGTGAGGGCGGGCAGCGGCAGGGCAGCAAGAGCGGTGGCGGCGGGACCGACAACCGCTTGCTCGGGGGCGCTGGCTTCGGCGTCGGTGCCGGTACCGCTCAGGTGGCTGACCCAACTCTGGCGCAGATCGTCCTGCGCCTGCTCCTTGAATTGCGACGCGACTTTCGCGGCCTTCTTCGCAGTATCGGCGGACTTGCCGGAGCGCGGAGCGCCAGCGCCAGCCAACGCCGCAATCTCTTTCAGCTTCTGCTCGGCGCGCTCGTGCAGCTCGCGCGTGAGCGTCTCCAACTGGCCCTCCCACGCGGCGGCGCGCTCGGCCTCGCGCTGGCGCTGCGTCTCGGCCCAGATGCGTTCGCGCTCGCTTTGCTCCGACGTTCGCTGTTCGAGATCCGCGCGCAGGCGTGTGGCCGCTTCGGAGTCCTCCTGCAAGCGGGCGAGAAAGCGCTCGACATCATGATGCGCTGTTGTCAATGCTTGGCGCGCGCGCGCCAGAACATCGGCGGGCAGGCCTAATCGTTGCGCAGTAGCCAGTCCGCTAGAGCTGCCGGGACGGCCCAACTCCAGCTTGTAAGTGGGCGCGAGCGTCTCTTCGTTGAAGCCCATGCTGCCGCTCTGCAGACCGTCGCTACTGGCCGCGTAGGCCTTCAGCGCCATGTGGTGCGTGGAAGTAACGGCGAAGACGCCCAGCGCGCGGAAGCGTTCCATCACCGCGACAGCCAGCGCGCCGCCTTCTTCCGGGTCAGTCGCTCCGCCGAGTTCGTCGAGCAGGATCAGCGACGCAGGGGTTACCGATTCCAGCATCGACTTGATGTTTAACAGGTGTGAGGAGAAGGTGCTGAGATTCTCCGAGATGGATTGCGCGTCGCCAATGTCGGCGAGGACCCGATCGAAGAACGGCAGTTCGGCGCGCTCGGCGGGGACGGGGAGACCGGACAAAGCCATCAGCGCCAGCAGCCCGGCGGTCTTCATGGCCACCGTCTTGCCGCCGGTGTTGGGGCCGCTGATCACCAACATGCGGCTGTTCTCACCAAGCACAAGAGTCAGGGGAATGACGGATGACTGCTTCTCTGCTCCCTGACCGCGCAGCAGCGATTCCAGCAAAGGGTGGCGCGCGGCCTGCAGCACCAGGCGGGGCGCGGCGTCCTTTTC is a genomic window of Acidobacteriota bacterium containing:
- a CDS encoding endonuclease MutS2, yielding MSTSALEILEYHELLSLVAGYAGCPLGRKSILDLTPGGDANAVESRLKLAAEAMAYRRELSGPTQSARSQSGIRPAQSDSANLQSISFGGIDAPEEILQRIGVEGAALEIPQIISLLRLLEVAVAIRAALVQARRKFPLLASVGDRIGDFEPLVRQWSGKLLPSGDLDDRASAQLARIRQEIDKQRRLILSSLRNLLRQVSGEESAQDEIITVRGDRFVVPLRAQKKSQLRGVVHGSSSSGQTLYVEPLETIDANNDLVRLKEEEAREVHRILREITASFHARAAEITETSAILARLDHAFASARFAADYHCVIPQFCEKDAAPRLVLQAARHPLLESLLRGQGAEKQSSVIPLTLVLGENSRMLVISGPNTGGKTVAMKTAGLLALMALSGLPVPAERAELPFFDRVLADIGDAQSISENLSTFSSHLLNIKSMLESVTPASLILLDELGGATDPEEGGALAVAVMERFRALGVFAVTSTHHMALKAYAASSDGLQSGSMGFNEETLAPTYKLELGRPGSSSGLATAQRLGLPADVLARARQALTTAHHDVERFLARLQEDSEAATRLRADLEQRTSEQSERERIWAETQRQREAERAAAWEGQLETLTRELHERAEQKLKEIAALAGAGAPRSGKSADTAKKAAKVASQFKEQAQDDLRQSWVSHLSGTGTDAEASAPEQAVVGPAATALAALPLPALTPRQAGVGDRVHLKSFNKTGIVRAKSDNGLEVEIGSLRMKVSFDDVSEVIPAASVASSTSSSNSKPALSHAGSHTGGSGGAGIRVRMENAAQGSSAEINVIGETADDAVRRVDKFLDNALLAQLTRVRVVHGHGMGILKRALAEMFATHPQVEKFSPAPPNEGGTGATIVELKQ